The DNA window CTAATCGTAATTAAGCTAGTTCTTGTCGAGCATCTCGCAGAGCCTCTTGAAGGACTCGAGCTTCTGCAGCTTCATCTGCTCGTGGAACCTCCTGATGAACACGTCGGCGACGTGGTCGATCTCGTCCTCCAGCCTGAactccacgccgccgcactCCGCCGCACCGCGCGCCAGCTCGATCACcgactgctgctgcttccctCCCGTTTCttgctcctcgtcgtcctcctcgccgccgccgccgccgctgtcccTGTCCATGGCGAAGCTCGGCAGGCTGCTGAGCAGCACCACGGCGCTCCTCTCCTGCTCCAACACGAAGCTCGGCAGGCTCTGCAGCACAGCAGCCTTCCTGCTGCCGCCGAGGAGGTGGACGCCACTCATCAggctgtgctgctgctgctcgccgccggcgccaccgccaccgcctccgtgGTGACTGAACGCGGTggctgcctcgccgccgccgccgccaccgtagCCGTACTCGCCTtggctgccgccgctgctcacGACGGCGTGGATCTTCCTGTTGATGGCGCTCAGCAGGAGCTTCCTGTTGCGGAGgatgccgacgacgacgaggcgcgTCCTCACGACGCTCGTCTTGGCGCGCACCGCCGTCGACCTCGCCTTCAccgccgcgacgacggcggcgaagaggtCCTTCAAGAACTTGGACGCCTTCTTCATCTTCTCCTCGACCCACCGACCAAGATCGATGAGCAAAATCTATCCACCAAACAACGCAGCTTGATCACTTTGCCACAAAATCAATCACAAAatgtgatattgatgatgataTAGTGGTGCAATTATATGCGTTAGCTATGGCTAGCTAGCAATGTGCAATACGAATGCAAGTAGATCTATGTGTGTTTGGCATGGAGTTTGCTTTGTAGGATTGCATGGGTATATATAGGGGTGGTGACATGagatcatcttcttcttcttccatgaAGCTTCAACATCACATGGATGAAAAAAGTTGCATGTGGTAGCTGGCTAGCAGAATCATGGGCACTGATaaaaaaggagaggagaggaggagaacagggagggggaggaaaaGTAACTTATTTACTAGATCAAAAAGGCCAGTGAAAGATTAAAGCAAAAGTGATAGTAgcaaaggggaggaggatcTATAGCTTAATTGGCAAAACTAAAGTGAATTAACATGCACCAACATATATCAATGCAACATCATCTGTAAAAGTTTATGATGGATGCGATCAAGTTGTGACATGGTCCCAATTATAGGTTGCATGTCTAGCTGAGCTCGTGTGTGAAAAAGTTTGTGGATTGTGGTgtgctatatatattgtttcatgatttggaatgtttcttttgatgttttggaggaaaatatCTTGTGCTTATAGAGTTGCAACTTGGCAACTGTGCTAGATTTGAGGTTGGTTGCCAGTGTGAttgctttgtttgtttgtttgtcatTTTGTTGGGGTACTTTTCTGCTATTCAAAGACCAAACGTTTTCATGTTCACCAGTCGCATATCCGAATGGAAATATATGTAAGATTTAACTTAATTTCATTATTGTTCTTCAATGGAGGAGTGGATGATATATAGAATAGATCCCCTGAATCCTAGGAAGTTCTAGCTTTATTTACAGCTGGCTGTTCGTGACGAATGGCTGGTAAATTTCAATTGTATTAGAACCTTATTTATTTAGTTCTAAATTAATGGAGAAGGTTTTAATCTGCATGGAGTTCCCGAAAGAACTAGGGCAAACTTTCAACTTCAAGCATCGAACTTTAGTCATTAGTTTgaagcttttttttaagacaagGTCTGACGTATACACGATATTGTTAAATCTTAGCAAAAGATCTCTTATAAGGAGCAAACCTCGTTAAGCACTTCCCTTGCAAAAGAGACACAGGACAGCATTTCCTCAAAAAGGAACATCTATATGATTTAGGTAAGTTTATCTAACACAAATAAACAAAGTAATCTTACTGGTTCCCTCTCTCAAAGTAACAAATTGTCGTAACAGAACCCAGGGACAGAACTAGACATGGAACAGCTTAGGCTTGAGCCCCATGCCTAGTTGAAAAATACACTAGAAAAATACTATgtgttttagttaaaattttatcttaaaaaatatatactcagTTAATGAGCCCTAGGTTTAGGAATTCGGTGGTATCACGCTTAAACAGAGCCAATGTACGGGCACCTTGATTACTCCATAATGCTGATTATTGATCCTTAACTCATCATAGCCAAACTTAAGGGAATCTCAGCAGGTACACTTTTTGGAAGCCTTCGCCACTAAGG is part of the Oryza brachyantha chromosome 2, ObraRS2, whole genome shotgun sequence genome and encodes:
- the LOC102711223 gene encoding heavy metal-associated isoprenylated plant protein 33-like, with amino-acid sequence MKKASKFLKDLFAAVVAAVKARSTAVRAKTSVVRTRLVVVGILRNRKLLLSAINRKIHAVVSSGGSQGEYGYGGGGGGEAATAFSHHGGGGGGAGGEQQQHSLMSGVHLLGGSRKAAVLQSLPSFVLEQERSAVVLLSSLPSFAMDRDSGGGGGEEDDEEQETGGKQQQSVIELARGAAECGGVEFRLEDEIDHVADVFIRRFHEQMKLQKLESFKRLCEMLDKN